Within the Channa argus isolate prfri chromosome 12, Channa argus male v1.0, whole genome shotgun sequence genome, the region ATTCATTCatgttatttctttaaaaaaactctcTGTCTTCCATTTATGAAAACCTTCTCTTGTTGTACTCATTTGTGTCCCCAGTACCTACTGCAGGACTCCCCTATAATTTACTTTGTCTTACGACATGCACAGTGTCTTTTCATACTTCTAAGAGTCGGGTCCAATACACTGActattttcttcacttttggGCCGTGCAATTATGACGTATTTGGACCTTCACCAGATTGCACCTGACTGGATATGAACACAATGAAAAGACATATAATGGGAAGAAGTAACACAACTCGAgttactgtctgtgtgtttgcagttcgCAGGTGTGCTCACCTGGAGGTGTTGAAGCTGAAGCATATCACCGACCTCGGCCTGCAGGCAGCAACAGAGCTGTGTAAAGCTGGACTGATGAGTCTGCAGATGCTGATCCTGACACATACACCTGTCAGTGGTCAGGCCATCCTGCACTTCCACAGTGAGCTGTTTTCCCATTGTGAACCCAAAAGTTATGTACAATTATTTGGATATAAAAGTGTTAAGTGATGCTCTTTGTGATTGTGCAGGTATGTGTGACAACATCAGATCTATAGTGGTTGAGGTCTCTGCTGCAGATTACTTTGAAGAGCCTGACACGCAGGAGGCTCAACACCTGTTTGGGGAAATTCTTGGCACACTGAAGGTGAGTGATTGttgcactgtaaaaaaaaaaattagtaagATAACTCAGATGTCAGATGTCTCTTAGGACATACATACAAGCCACAAATTTATTAAAACGTGACCGTGTTTCAGTCCAACTTGGATTTTTCTTGTTTAGCTCCGTTATTGAGGCAGATGTGGTCATTAATACCACCTTAAGTTTAAAAAGGTCTCTTTTCTTTAAACAGATAACAGCCACGAGCAGCAAAATGTCACTTGGTttattgatataaaaaaaaaaaatcacaaaaaaaaaacttgatagCAAATATGTTACACACTATGgtatattttcatataaatattattttttatgtcatttgttttaccGCTGTCATTTCTGAATCTTACTCCCATCCACTGCCCATATGCAGAccagtctttgtctttgtctttccttCAGGTTCTGCAGAAGCGTCCCGGGTTGTGTGACATCCTGCAGGTTATAGCTGAAGCACCGTGATGACCTGAATACCTGcacacatttttatacatttgaccCCTATCCAGTACGCCTACATCATTAAAATCCttttatggaaaaaaaagttcaaaacatAAACTCACTGGATAGTAGGAAATACTGGTCCTGGCTAAGGCCTCAGAAAAACCTTGACCCTTCCTTCACAGCCCCTGATCCTGTCTGAATCACTTTACGCTTCAAACAATCTTCTTCCAcctattttgtcttttagtaCACTGTATAAATCAAatacttcctctctaatttgaAGAACCTTAACAGATTCCCTTAAATCGATCATTAAGTCTATTAATAAATCTTATTAAAATCTTATCCCTAATGAACCTCAACAGTTTTTACACACCTTAAAATAACCCTTATTCTACCAACCGTTTGTAGCTCTACGTTAAAAAAACCTACTCTTCAAATAATTAGCAGCAAGAATTTTAAGAAGACTTATACCTTTTAAAAGCCataatttgtgtatttagtCATACATTGAATTTTAACAAAACCCTTAGCTTTACCTTAAGAAATAAGCACAAGTGCACCCACAGGTATGCACAGATATTTTTGCACAACAAACATGACATcataaataaaagacatcaGTGAGTCAAAGTTGTAGGTTGGAATTACTGATGAAATGACGAATCCATCATGTGTCTTACAACATCTTTATAGAACCCACAGGTGCTAAATGTGTCATTTCACcatcaataaattgttttctcACTGGAGACTTTTGTCTTTAATTAATGAACCACCTGCTCGAGAAACAGATAAATAACAAAGAGCTATAacagttttgtagtttttctttttactctctGGGTTTTTGCTCCGAAACAGAAAAGACAGCAGACTTTTACATGTGTAACATCCAAAGATGTTTTTCAGTCCTAGAAAGTTGCTTGTTACAAATTAACATCCGATGTTGATTAGTTTGTGCAGTGTTTTACTGAAGAGACGTCGGAATTTGAACGCTACCGTTTCCACTTTTGAATCTGAAGTTTGTAACAAGGttcaaatgaaatcaaagaTGTTACATTACTGTGTGTGATAAGGTGGAGTCTAAAGATCATCATGGGATGTGTGTAGTCTGCCCTGCACCTGTGGGAGTGAGCGAGTAAACAACCTTTAACCCCAACAAAAGCCCAAGGAAGAGTTTGAGAATGAGAGGGGAGGCTTgtaaacaaagtgtgtgtgtgtgagtgtgtgtgaggcgTAAGTGTGTTTCTGTTCTTAGCACCATGGTTTTCCTCAGACGGACAGTTCTACTTCGTTACTTGCTGCTTTTGGCTGTGCTTCTCTTCATCAGCTCCTTTTGGCTACGTAAGTGTCGCTGATACTGGTCGGCCATGTTGGCTCCACCTTTCTTCCTCTCATTGGCTCATTACGTTTTTACAGAGTAAAAGAAACTCTAGCACTGTACTTAAGGTACATTTGATGCTTCGTGATATTTAAACGTTCATGTGCCCACTACAAGAAACGAAACAAGTTCAGCAAATGACAATTAGTAAAGAAAATATCCAGTCTCGCCTACATTTGTGTGGCAACAGTATGTGAACCATCAGTAACTGCTGTGACTACCGTTTGCAACAAGAACTAGAAGTAACACATTTTCTATCACATGTATTGTTTTAGGGATTTTTAGACAAAGGTTTCCAGCCACTGTTTATCAGCTCTGCACATCAGTTTGGAGAGATTTAAGTCTATTCCTCCTACAGAAGGGGATGTTGGTTGTTTCCTGCATGAACTCCCTGTCATCCAATAGTTTTCTAGCTTATTCAAATGGAGTTGAACAAACTGTTGACTGGCTGCATTGATGTGGTATTAGCCAGTGCAGAAGAAGCCTTTAGTTTCCTAGATGTTACCCGGGACTCCCTTGTGACGTCCCAGACTTCCAGCAGTGGTATCAAAGTCCTTTGAACAATGCAGGACCTCCCAGACTCGCACTTGATTGTCATCGTGTTAACTGAAAAAACCTGCCTGCCCTCAAAACAATAGAAATGCTACAGTagaggttcacatacttttgctacacacaaatatgtcaaatcaaatcataataagtgtaaaataaaattttagtcatttgtttaatttgcaaCATAATTTGCAAAAATAGAGGAAAATTTGAAGGGTTCACAGTAGTAATACTGTAATATAAAGTAGTATTAATGtcaatatgaaatataaaaaataaatcctcaaatgctacattttgtgtttcctcAGCTCAGGGCGGAGTTGGAGACTGTGGCACCGTCTGGCAGCCATGTTTGAGTTTTTACCGCAAAACGGTAGGGCCAGTACACGTTTGTACTTTTAAAGCCTCTGATGACTCTGTCAAACCCAACTGAACTGCTGCAGTGGATACAAATCGAGATGCCGaactttttgtaaaaaacaatttgCCTAATTTGATTTATGAGCTGTTAGAGGTTCAGAACCTGTAATATTTCTTCTTAAAGTTCTTGTGTTCTTAATCTTCCAACTTTCTGATTATATAAACGttttttatacataaaaacCTTTCTTCAGCCCCAGCCTCCACTGGTACATGATGGATGGGTGGACCCTGTTGGACTCCCACCCCTCATAAAGGAGTGTCCAGGCCAGTCGTTTCAGGCTTGGCATCTTCTGCTGTATTTAAAGTCCAGTCTGTCAGATGATGATGACATCCTGTTGGAGCCGTACTTGCAGAGCTGGGATCAGCTgctcaagtaaaaataaatttttctaAAGGGATTTTGGGAAATAAATGTACTTGCTTTTAAACATGAAGCTACACTCAGTCGCTGATTAGCTTATAGAGTGGAAACTGTCCAAATGTAACAAAAGCTCTAATTCAattgaagtaaagaaaaaacagaaaaatactaTAATACATGTCACAGAAGTAGAAATCCAGAATTTAAACACCCATTTTTACAGTTCACAGATGAAGTTCTGGTGAGACAAATCTTGCTCCTATTGTTCTACAGTTTCATGGACTCTCTCGGCACAATGGTCAGTTTCTTCTCTCagaaagtggaagaaaaagTCGTACTCATACGAGAGCTGTCACTCAAACACAGTGCAGAGGCTCATAGGAAACGTGGTCCAGTTGAACACTCCAGACTTCAAACTCCAGCATCATTTGGACTGAAAGATGGGGTGAGACAGAAACTTTGAGGACTGAACGAGcctgaatgaaatgaaaaagtctaattttcagttttcttgaCTTTTCTCTCGAGGCCTATCGTTCAGTTCGATCCATGGTGGAGATGGAGTTAAAAACAGGCCTGGTCGACTTCTCCCGCCGCACAGATTCAGGCTGCAGGACGCTGCTGCGTCTGCATCGATCTCTGCTGTGGTTAAAGCTGATGTTGGAGGGTTTGGCTGAAGGGCCAGATGCAGATGGACAATACAAAAAACCTGGAGAGCTCAGCAGGTAACTATGTGCACTTTCAGAATCTCAGTGGAAAATTAcccaaattaaaaccaaaaccgTGAGTTTAGTTAACATTTAACACCCTTAACATCAGTTAATGTTTTGATTGGTGAAGTTGGAACCATCGAATGTTGGGTGTTTTTTCTTAAAAGATTTCTTGAAATGATTGTTTAAAGGGTTGCTGAATTATTTTCTGTCAGGCAAATAACAATATGTTTAGTGTCATCGTTTTTTAGAATTTCAAAAAAATTATGGGAATATTTATTTGGGATTCCTTTCATGTgatttaaacatatttgaaagATATCGGATAATTATATTTACCAACTGAAGAAATGTATTAGTTTTtagtaaagttttattttcctgctagttgattttttttgttttatatgcttGTTGCCTACACAGACTACAGAAAACACTTAAATCCTTAGTATATTATGTCCAGGAATTTAAGAGATGCTGTGTTTTATCTGTAACTGGTCTGTTTGTGTGCTCTTCCCTCAGGGAGGCCTACAGGGTGGCATTGGCCCCCCACCACCCCTGGATGCTCCGTCAGGCCGCTGAGCTCGTCTTCCTCGCCCTCCCAGACAGGCAGTACTTTCTGCAGCTTGTATGCGTTCAGAACCAACACGAGGCTGCGCCCGTCCTGCGTATCATCATCCACGCTCTGACATTGGTGCATACGCGAACTCAGAGAATACTGGCTGAACACGGCATGCTGGAGTTGCCCTGACCAGCAGCCGTCAACCCTGTGATGGTACGTACACACCTGGGTCATTTATTAGCTAAATGTCAGGAacaagccaaaaaacaaaaacacatactggATGGCAACTTTGGGCTCAATGCAGTCGACTTTATAAATGTGAGAATCTACGCTGAACAAAAATAGCACGTTTGTATTTTGCACAGAATGTAGTTTATTTTAGCCACACACAGTGTATGTAATAGCAAACAGGCAGGCTCACATTGTTCACAGAAGTACAGAACTTTAAGCAGatggtttttcattttgctgcagATGTAAACATGCACTTTAAGGCACCGTATGTTGCTTTCAGGACCACGTGGTATTTGGAAGTGATCTGATATCACAATCAAGAAGAAAACGTTTATCAAATAAAGGAGATATTATTAAAGATGGTGAGGGGCTGATTGGGTTGATTTAAGCTCACTTTGAGGAAAGGCCCCATCTCCCACTTGCTCTGAATGCAACATTAACTATGGGGTTTTTAATGGCTACAGTGGAATAAGAAGACACATTCTATTATTCTGAACCTAAATCTAACTAAAGCAACAAGCAGCATTTTTAGTATTAATCAGCACAAAGTGCCACAACTTCATCTTGTAGACAAGTTTGACAGAGATTTGTGTTTATATGAGTGATGTACAAAAAACAGTAACTACAACATGACAGTACTTACATAGAAACATCATTAAGCTTTGTAACTATTTTGTagcaaaataaatgtggaaGTGCTGTCAGACCAGATGAGTTCTaactcaaacattttaaagcagtatctgctgattaatttcattatcaGATAACATTTAAATCAAGTATTGCTCTTGATAGGCACTACAAACCAATTATACACACTGTTATAACAATTCACCATTTTCTTAGTTTCCATAATTCAAAATGTTCAATAACATTGCCAACACTCACATTTCTGTAAACGCCAAAACCACTTTTAATTAATACTGTTAACGGTTTCCCTAGTTTAACTAATCAGTTATTTActgaatttagttttgttaCTTATAAGTAGAGTAATATGTTTAATGCCAGCCATAACCAATAGCTGCACATTtctaagtttgttttttaattgtcttttcaAAAAGTAGCACTGGGTTATAGTTTGACACTTTCAGTACCAGCTCTGCTATGATAGTTTTTCTACAAGTGTTGTAAATTTTGGTATCAAAGCTGCAACAATACTTTCAGTATTTGAAGGAATATACACgtgcattttcatttcacaaCTCTGTACCTACTTTCACATTAACATGTTccaaaaaagatcaaatatgacaaaacaaacaaacaaacaaaaaaacattaacgcCTTTGATGTGAATATAATCAAGGttctcaaatgtaaaatgtttaattacaaCTACATAAGAACctatgaataaaatgtgtatttaggaCGTGGATGGACTCAGGAAGGGGGTCTCTTCTGCCCGGTGACTcttcatgtgtgttttcagacagTGGCCCTGAGTAAAGGCTTTGTCACACAGTGTGCATTTGTATGGTCTTTCTCCGTTGTGGGTCCTCATGTGGACTGTCAGGTGTTCTTGACGAGAGCATGCTTTCCCGCAAACACTGCAGACAAACAGTTTGATGCCTAAATGGCTCCTGACATGGTTGTTCAGGTGAGTCTTGCGTTTAAAAAAGCGGCCACACTCGGAGCAGCCGTACGGCGCCTCACCGGTGTGAACTCGCATGTGAGCCCTCAGCTCACCGTTGGATATGAAGCCCTTGCTGCATATGATGCAGATGAACGGCCTCAcgttgctgtgtgttttcatgtgagCAGTCAAACCACAGTTTGACACGAAGGTTTTGCAGCAGATGTCGCAGAGAAATGGCCGGTCTCTGACTGTGTGGATCTTCTCGTGTGACTTCAGTGTGCCAAGAATCTTGAAACGCTTGCCGCAGATCTCACAGCCGTAACGTCTCTCCCCAGAGTGAGTCGCCTTGTGGCGAGATAAAGAGCGGATGTCGTAAAAGGCTTTACCGCAGATATTGCAGTGGTACTTGTCTTTACCGGTGTGTACCTTGCTGTGAGCTTTGAGCTGGGCCTTTAGGCCAAATGCTTTTGGGCAGATATCACATTTGTGTGGTTTGTCCACCACGTGAACCCATCTGTGAGCTGTCAAGCTGGACAAGTGAGGAAAGGTTTTGTGGCAATCATCACACTTGAACGGCCTGTTTCCCGTGTGCAGAGTTGTGTGACTGTTCAGGCCAGTGATGGTGAAGAAAGACTTCCCACAGTACGAGCAGTCGTGAGTTTTCTGGTAGTTTCTAATATGTCTTTTTATCTCTTCCGCAGATTCGAAATGTTCTCCACACACTCCACAAATGCACTGCTGTTCATCCACGTGACTCCAGGCGTGTTTGATCAAGCTGCCCAGCACCCTGTACCAAGCCCCACAGACTTTACAGGGCGTTTTACTGTTCTCCACACTAAAAGTTTTGGGCCCTCGTCTCATAATCTTTGGTGGATCGGGCTCCGGTTGCCAATCATCATCTCCATCACCCACCTCGCTCTCAGCGGCATCTTCATCACCAGCTTCCTCAGTTTCCATGTCCCGTTGCTCTGATGTTGAGCTGCAGGACAGAACAACCACTCTGTTACCGTCTGAATGCTGAAAACAGCCCTACAGagattaatgtacattttaatctGTAGGTTTTCCACATTATTAATGTCTTCAGAATATAATCAGCTGAGCATATGAAtgaaataaacttttaaatCCATTTTGTGTAGTGTCTTATAGTAATTGGTTAATGTTGGTTGTAAAAATTACCTTGATCTGAGTGTTGCTTCGTCACTTTTCCCTCCCGCAGTCTCAGTGGATGGAGACTCCACAGTGGTGTCAGTGTCGCTCTGTAGAaattcatcctcctcttcctctgttgtctataaagaaaaatgacagaactttaaaaaaaaaaaaaaacctctatcAATACCACTAgagttaattttttattattttaatgtagcTAACTGCAATTGCTGAATATTTTCTACCATGTGTTgaaaataattcaattaatGACCATGTTAGTTTATCCAAATACTTTTGAGCCCTTAAAATTAGgactgaattaaaaataaaatagcgATAATTCCTACATAGTTCATCCAATATTTTGATAAACCCTTGAAATAAAGCCGACACTCTACACCTATTGATGTCTAAAGTTCTCAAAAGTTGATTTCTACCTTCAGTCGGATGTAGAGGGCTGAGTTGACTGCTCCAGTGGACTTCATGGTCCTATAGATTTCTGCTGGTGTTAGACTCTGTAATCTGAGCCTCTGGAGTTTCCTTCCTCTGTCTGCCTTGAATACATCTAAAGGTCGATTGTCTCCAGCCAGCTGAGGGAAGGTGGACCTCAGCAGGTCCAGGAAGTTGGCCTCCTGCAAACCACGAGGACACTTCACTTCCTGCATTAAGGATTTGACACTGAACACTGCAACAGAGAAAGATCCACCACAGGCTTCAGATTATCCTTTAACAAAGTCaatcaaaatgtaaactttgtttAATACGGTTACGGCATTGATCAGTTGACATCTTTCAAAGTTACCATTTTTTGACACCACATCTGACTGGGATTCCTCCAGCACGCACATTCTAAAGTAGTGATGAGTGGGCTCTTCACCGAGCCGGGGTCTTCCTCGCTTCCTCCTGTTAGACTGATCTCTGGGAAACAATGTGAAACaagttttacagaaaatgttatatatacacatatgatttaatgaaaatgaatgtaacCAAAATGAGGGGGCAAATTAACACCACCACCAACTATGGAGACTATAAGACCCATTTTTTTTGccctttgatgtttttgttacCCCGTGAACGTTTTGGTTTGACAAGCTGACAAGGTGGTGGAGATGGACTGAGGATCATTGACAGAACTGTCTTGTGCTTgtggaggatggaggtcttcGCTGCAGGCCTGGGGCTTGTCTCCTGGCTGTAGAAGAACCCAGACAGACAGGATAAACTGCCTTACTTTATAAATAGGACAAGGTTCTGGACTGCTGGTTTTTGGACGTACAGGTATTGTAGGATTGGGCGAATAGCCTATATAAATGAAACCACCTTCAGTCGAATGTAGAGGGCAGAGTTTCCTGCTCCGCTGCACCTGATGGCCCTGGAGACCTCCTCTGGTGTCAGCGTCTTTACTCTCAGAGGGTGTAATCTCTTGCTTCTGTCTGATGTGAAGACATCAAAAGGTTTATCAGCAGGCAGCTGAGGGAAGGTGGATCTCAGCAGGTTCAGGAAGTCTGCCTCCTGCAGACCACGAGGACAATGCAGTTCCTGCACTGGACACCtcttaaaaactgaaaccgTGAAAAGTTCATCTTGaagttaaaaatctaaatatttgtcTCCAATTCTGTTAATGAATCCTGAGATGTGTTAATTCACTAAATGATAAACTGACAAACTGTGAAGTGTTTGAAACCTACCACTTTTCGAGAGGATGTCAACCTGACAGTCCTCCAAGATGCGGATCCTGAGGTCTAGATGATTCTCTGTGTCACTGTATCGAGGCCTACCAGGCCTCCTCCTTCCATAACGAACCTTGGGGGAAAAGGTCCTGGAGGATGGAGATTAAAAACCAACTGAAACTAGTTTCGACCAGTTTCTCTTACTGTCACTCTCCATTACTGTTCTGAAAATATTGCAGTGTTACTGAAAAACCATTAGTAAATCATATTCTCAAGTTAGTAGTGGGATTTGTAACCTTGATGGTATTTGATAATCCGGATCCTTCAGGtcatctcttttctttctggAACTTGTAGCTGGTTGCAAtgatggctgctgctgcttcgcTGCATCttcatcaacatcatcatcatcaaaccACAGGAGGCCCAGACTCCCCGTGTCCTCCACAACTGGACAAAGGTTGAGATTGGATCAAAAGTTCCATTTAGTTGCATAATTTATTTTGACTGTCTCTTCAGCACAAACCACAGTCACCAATGACTTGTGTATGAACAGCAATGCATAGTCTGCATGGTGACAGATTATATTCTGAAAAAGGGAAAACCCAATTGAATTTATCCTTGACACCCGAGCACTCGCTTCAAAATATTCTAACAAAATGTGTAGTGTGGACGATGCTTTGCTTTgaagaatgtgaagttacatcATGCCATGTGAACTGTTGGGCTAAGGGATGGgacaggaagagggagggaTTTTCAGAGGAAAGTGCTCAACCAGCTACAGTATTTACAATGGGTCACCTGCAgtcaattgttttgtttggctgaGAAGGCATTTTAGATCCTTCACAATATGATGGAGATGGGGCAAAGGTTACAGTGTCCTTTACTGATCTAATAGGTGATCAACCTACGCTTGTGACGCTTTGTTTTAGAATCACGACAAAGTCATAATACAGACTAAAGACTaaatacagacaaacaaatggCAGGAGATTAATTGTTTCAGCTCTACATTATGTCTTTAACAAGATTTATTCAGTCGCTTAGAAGTTACATTTGAGAAATCACAACTGAAAAGAACACAGTATTTTGGACATTGTTCATTCCTGCTATAAACCTTCCCctccacaaaaaataaacaataaaatataggatttaatagaaaaacataagGCAGATGTTTTCTTCCAGTTTCTTAAATCAGAGATTCAGAATCAGAGTCCTATCAAGCATTACAACTGTAGCCTACTGTGTGAACGTAAGAcaaatgatataaaaatacaataataacaacaaatggCATCTATCCAGGTAAATATAAggaataaaaagtgtaaaatgaagACGTGCCTTCCTCTTGTGTACGCTGTTGattctcatcttcctcctcactCACAACCACCACTTCATGGGTGTCCAGATCAGCATTCAGGGTTTTGACTTTTAAAAGAAAGGTACAAATAAGATAATGCTGTTTGATCCTAGTGATTTGATTTCTGCAAACCACAGCTTTAAAGAATATATGTCCCTGTGTTAGAGCCTGTAAACCTGATATAAGCAGATTTACTAGAACTTGGGCTACGGTGTGCTTCAATTGTAAGTGCCATTGTTATTGTAAAGTATTCATTTTATGTATATGGATGTGTTCAGGTTTGTCATTAACAAAGACCAGAACTTGTGACTTTTCTTACTTTGACTAACTCAGGCTTTATGATGGGGCCTACGAACCAACAGCTGACTTGATTCACACATTTTAGGAAAACTTTTTAATGTAGGGAGAAGCCAAATTGCACATAACATCCTAAAAACATATACGCATTCACTGGATGTATTGTGAAATGTGTACATCCGCCAGCAAGCAAAAGTCGTttataacagcttttttttttttttaatattcgaGGAAGTTTGAGGTTGTTTGAGACTCCggagaaaataaatcaaaataaaacaaacaaaaataacccaGAAAGCTTGTGATTACTTTTGCGTTACTATAAGTTCATGCAGCCACTGACCTCTTCTTTCTATTCTCACCCGAGGCTGCAGAAGCTCCAGCTGCCTCCTCTGCCTCTCGATCTCGTGTCTGAAGCCCGTTGCCTCCTCCTCGTACCCGGCCACGGTTCTCTCCACCACCGCTAAAATTTCCTGAGCGGCCGTCGCCAGTTTCTCGGTGACGATTCCTCTGAGAATCTCGGCTTTAGACATTTCACCGAGACTGTCGAGTGTCTCGGAGCCGCCGCTGTTGCTCTTCATCCAGTAAAACATAATCAATTTGTTCCCACAGCTGTTTTGGTGCAGCACACCTTTGCGCGGAAGGTGTTTTTCCGGATTACAGTGCAGCTACAAAAACGGTCCGACCAGAAACAATAAGCATAGCTGAGACAATTCCCTATAAAGGAATGAAGCCTTCAGTCTTACTGCCTTGTTTTGGATCGTCATTTGGTccttaacatttttatatccTCGTAGATATGAAAACTAATATAGATAAATGATAATGTTTTTGCAGACTTTCCATTAGCCTGAAGGTGGCGCCAAAACTCTGCGCCATATTGTTTTAGTAATAGACATTTGTcgtaaaaatattattattaacttaAGTCCGTTAAAAACTGTAGAAGATTTAATTAACAACTGTACAAAATTACAGTTCGTTATATTTTGGGTGGACATTTTAACTTTTCTAATTTCCTCAAATGTTGAAAGAAAGATGTTGCCCTTAGTTTCATCATTAGTGGAACATTATctgtctttaaattaaatttgcacTTTGCAGATACATCTACTGTCTGGAGTGTGTTCCTCATCTGTCCAACAGCTGTAAAGGGTTGTTCCTTCACCAGGGAAAACATTAATCTGTCATCCGCCACCATGTTTCTCTGCCTTTCGATGTCCTGGAACTGTACTATCCAACTAAGAACCTACTAAATAGTGGATTCAACCACATCTAATGTTTTTGCTCTTTCTATGAAGGATTTCTTTTGGTTTTCAAACAATGAACTTCATATGGACCATTAACAACAGACTCCAAATGCAAATGTCACACTTAAAACAACTCATCTTGCCATAAAACAAGTCCGTGTTTATGAGCCACCCAAATTGAGGGTCTTCAAATAAACAGGCTGTTAATTCCTACatggtttttaaaatttctttaagTCTTGAatcatgtttcatttaaatccaCAGTCATTGCTCAACACTCTATAAGTAGTTTTTCATGATCAGATTGTTTTACATTCATTGTGAGTGTCAGACTGTCATGTGCAGAACTCTCTGCCTCTTAAGCA harbors:
- the LOC137137205 gene encoding ceramide-1-phosphate transfer protein-like, yielding MVFLRRTVLLRYLLLLAVLLFISSFWLPQGGVGDCGTVWQPCLSFYRKTPQPPLVHDGWVDPVGLPPLIKECPGQSFQAWHLLLYLKSSLSDDDDILLEPYLQSWDQLLNFMDSLGTMVSFFSQKVEEKVVLIRELSLKHSAEAHRKRGPVEHSRLQTPASFGLKDGAYRSVRSMVEMELKTGLVDFSRRTDSGCRTLLRLHRSLLWLKLMLEGLAEGPDADGQYKKPGELSREAYRVALAPHHPWMLRQAAELVFLALPDRQYFLQLVCVQNQHEAAPVLRIIIHALTLVHTRTQRILAEHGMLELP
- the LOC137137179 gene encoding uncharacterized protein isoform X1, with amino-acid sequence MFYWMKSNSGGSETLDSLGEMSKAEILRGIVTEKLATAAQEILAVVERTVAGYEEEATGFRHEIERQRRQLELLQPRVRIERRVKTLNADLDTHEVVVVSEEEDENQQRTQEEVVEDTGSLGLLWFDDDDVDEDAAKQQQPSLQPATSSRKKRDDLKDPDYQIPSRTFSPKVRYGRRRPGRPRYSDTENHLDLRIRILEDCQVDILSKSVFKRCPVQELHCPRGLQEADFLNLLRSTFPQLPADKPFDVFTSDRSKRLHPLRVKTLTPEEVSRAIRCSGAGNSALYIRLKPGDKPQACSEDLHPPQAQDSSVNDPQSISTTLSACQTKTFTGDQSNRRKRGRPRLGEEPTHHYFRMCVLEESQSDVVSKNVFSVKSLMQEVKCPRGLQEANFLDLLRSTFPQLAGDNRPLDVFKADRGRKLQRLRLQSLTPAEIYRTMKSTGAVNSALYIRLKTTEEEEDEFLQSDTDTTVESPSTETAGGKSDEATLRSSSTSEQRDMETEEAGDEDAAESEVGDGDDDWQPEPDPPKIMRRGPKTFSVENSKTPCKVCGAWYRVLGSLIKHAWSHVDEQQCICGVCGEHFESAEEIKRHIRNYQKTHDCSYCGKSFFTITGLNSHTTLHTGNRPFKCDDCHKTFPHLSSLTAHRWVHVVDKPHKCDICPKAFGLKAQLKAHSKVHTGKDKYHCNICGKAFYDIRSLSRHKATHSGERRYGCEICGKRFKILGTLKSHEKIHTVRDRPFLCDICCKTFVSNCGLTAHMKTHSNVRPFICIICSKGFISNGELRAHMRVHTGEAPYGCSECGRFFKRKTHLNNHVRSHLGIKLFVCSVCGKACSRQEHLTVHMRTHNGERPYKCTLCDKAFTQGHCLKTHMKSHRAEETPFLSPSTS
- the LOC137137179 gene encoding uncharacterized protein isoform X2, coding for MFYWMKSNSGGSETLDSLGEMSKAEILRGIVTEKLATAAQEILAVVERTVAGYEEEATGFRHEIERQRRQLELLQPRVRIERRVKTLNADLDTHEVVVVSEEEDENQQRTQEEVVEDTGSLGLLWFDDDDVDEDAAKQQQPSLQPATSSRKKRDDLKDPDYQIPSRTFSPKVRYGRRRPGRPRYSDTENHLDLRIRILEDCQVDILSKSEISLTGGSEEDPGSVKSPLITTLECACWRNPSQMWCQKMEANFLDLLRSTFPQLAGDNRPLDVFKADRGRKLQRLRLQSLTPAEIYRTMKSTGAVNSALYIRLKTTEEEEDEFLQSDTDTTVESPSTETAGGKSDEATLRSSSTSEQRDMETEEAGDEDAAESEVGDGDDDWQPEPDPPKIMRRGPKTFSVENSKTPCKVCGAWYRVLGSLIKHAWSHVDEQQCICGVCGEHFESAEEIKRHIRNYQKTHDCSYCGKSFFTITGLNSHTTLHTGNRPFKCDDCHKTFPHLSSLTAHRWVHVVDKPHKCDICPKAFGLKAQLKAHSKVHTGKDKYHCNICGKAFYDIRSLSRHKATHSGERRYGCEICGKRFKILGTLKSHEKIHTVRDRPFLCDICCKTFVSNCGLTAHMKTHSNVRPFICIICSKGFISNGELRAHMRVHTGEAPYGCSECGRFFKRKTHLNNHVRSHLGIKLFVCSVCGKACSRQEHLTVHMRTHNGERPYKCTLCDKAFTQGHCLKTHMKSHRAEETPFLSPSTS